The segment TTGACATTGTTAGTGAATCCCCGTTTACTACGTGATGATATTGGTTGGCAATTATCTTTTCTAGCAATTCTTGGTTTAATCTATCTTCAACCATGGCTACAAAAGATGATGATGAAAATAACAGCCAACAAAGGAAAATTATTTTTTGAAGCATTAAACGCGACTATTGCTGCTCAAATTGCAACTGCACCAGTGATATTGTATAACTTTGGTAATTTTTCAATTATTGCTCCAATCGCTAACCTCTTGGTTGTTTGGGTGGTGCCTATATTAACTGTTACTATGATGGCATCTTTGGCTTTAACAGCTATATTTCCTTCCCTTGGCCTATTTTTTTTCTTGCCCTGTTGGATTATGGTGAAATATATATTTTTTATTGTGCAGATGTTGAGTGGTTTAAGTTGGGCGGCGGTGGAAATTGAGTAATAGAGGATAAAATATGATTAATAAATTAAAAAGCATTGATTTTATGATAGTACTGTGATATAGATATAAATCTACCATTTTGGTTAGTTCCCATAACTTCGGGCAGAAGTTACAATATTTTTGGACTTTTAGTCCAAGAAAGGAGCATATTAAAAAATGAGTGAAATAGTGGAGCTGTTCGATATAAACGGCAGAAGAATTCCGCTTAACTTGAAAACAGTAATTTTAATTTTTGGGTTGCTTATGTTAAATCAGAAAGCAAACACCCAAATTGTGATTGTTGATACAGTGATACAATCGCAAGAATTTGGCTTCTTACAAGACGGAGTCGGAATAAATAAAACTATCTATGGGCATTTTGACGATAGTCTTTCTGGTCGTATCATCTTCTTGAATATGAATCCAAAAAAATTATTATACGTTGTCGATGATAGACATACGTATATCTTTTTTAAGGATACTCCATTTCTTATCAAGGAAAAATATTTAGAAAGCCTCTCTTTTGCAGAGGATACCTTGATAAAAAATCATGAAGTATATATCAGTTACTTAACAAATTTATGTAATAGTGGAGTCGCTGTTGAAGAGGAAAATTTTCTGTGTATTAGCAGTGGTTATATAACACTAAGGATATTCAAAAGTTTTCAGAAAGAACAAGTTATCATTGTTTTTCATGATGTAAGTTTTTCTAAAAGAGAATGAAAAAAATAGCAGAAATCAAAAAGGTGTATTTACGATTGTAGATACACCTTTTTTCTTTTTATATTTATAGTTCCTTGACTACTTTACTCAGTGCCACTGTTTTCTGCTTCCCGGTTTTCATATCCTTAATCGTCACCTGATTCTTCTTTTCTTCATCTTCTCCGCAGAGTAGAACAAATGGAATGCCAAGTTTATTTGCATAATTTAATTGCTTGGCCATTTTCGTCGCACCAGGATAGATTTCAACATTAATATTATTCTTTCGTAATTCACTTGCTACCTTGAAGCAATAGGGGAGGAGGTCATCACTGAAAACTACAATCAAAGCCTGTGCGGGAGTGGAAGGACCAGCATTTTTTTCTTGTAGCACTGAAAAGAGTCGTGAAACACCAATTGAAGTACCAACACCAGATAAATTTTCTTTACTGTAGTTTGCTACTAGATTATCATATCGACCGCCACCGCCAACACTGTGTCTATCATTGGGCAGAAACATCTCAAAGACAACACCAGTATAGTAGTCAAAACCGCGAGTAATTTTTAAATCAAATATAAACTCAGAAGTTTTCATACCACCAGCCTGTAGTAACTTGGCAAGTTCAGAAAGTCTTTCTAGCCCTTGAGTAAAGCCCAGATTAGTAATAGAAAAACCAGATAATTGTTTTACTACCTCTTGAGCACTTCCTTTGATGTTAACAAGTGAAAGTATCTCCTTACTGTCTTGTGTGGACAAGCCAATGTTTTTTAATTCTTCAGATATTTGAGCAGAAGAAAGTTTATCCATTTTATCAATTGTTCGTAAAGCATCAGTTGTAAATCGATCTAATTTTCGGTCAGCAAGAAAGCCAGCGATTAAACCTCGATGACTAATTTTAAATACAATATTTTTTAAACCCAAGGCTTTATAAGCATTAGCGGCAGCAATAATTACTTCAGCGTCGGCAGCCACGCTATCACTGCCGACAATATCAACATCACATTGATAAAATTGTCGGAAACGTCCGGCCTGTGGTTTTTCAGCTCGCCACACTTCTTGAATTTGATAGCGACGAAATGGGATTGGTAATTCATGATAATGCTCAGCCACATAGCGAGCCAAAGGAACAGTTAAATCAAAACGCAGGGCATAGTCTGTTTCGCC is part of the Candidatus Falkowbacteria bacterium genome and harbors:
- the hisS gene encoding histidine--tRNA ligase, whose protein sequence is MITPKTPPGFNEFLPKDQLAFNKMLSLIEGAYQRSGFTPLETSALELAPVLLAKEGGETAKQVYRFTKGETDYALRFDLTVPLARYVAEHYHELPIPFRRYQIQEVWRAEKPQAGRFRQFYQCDVDIVGSDSVAADAEVIIAAANAYKALGLKNIVFKISHRGLIAGFLADRKLDRFTTDALRTIDKMDKLSSAQISEELKNIGLSTQDSKEILSLVNIKGSAQEVVKQLSGFSITNLGFTQGLERLSELAKLLQAGGMKTSEFIFDLKITRGFDYYTGVVFEMFLPNDRHSVGGGGRYDNLVANYSKENLSGVGTSIGVSRLFSVLQEKNAGPSTPAQALIVVFSDDLLPYCFKVASELRKNNINVEIYPGATKMAKQLNYANKLGIPFVLLCGEDEEKKNQVTIKDMKTGKQKTVALSKVVKEL